Below is a genomic region from Hyphomicrobium nitrativorans NL23.
GGATCAGAATCGGTGCGTTCTTGAGCAGCACGCGCGCGATGGCGATGCGCTGGCGTTGCCCGCCGGACAACTTCACCCCACGTTCTCCCACGTGGGCCGCATAACCGCGACGCCCGCGCAAGTCCTCAAGGCGCTCGATGAACTCGTGCGCGTGCGCCTGCCTGGCGGCCGCGATGGCCGCCGTCTCGCTCGCCTCCGGCTTGCCGTAGAGAATATTCTCCATCACCGAGCGATGCAGCAGCGAGGTGTCCTGCGTCACGAGACCGATGCCCGCGCGCAGGCTGTCCTGGGTTACGGCCGCGATGTCCCGGCCGTCGATCAGGATGCGGCCGGATTCGAGATCGTAGAAGCGCAGCAGGATGTTGATCAGCGTGGATTTGCCCGCGCCCGACCGGCCGACAAGCCCCACCTTCTCGCCCGGCGCAATGCGCAGCGAAAAATTCTCGATGACGCTGCCCGGGTGCAGGGCCCATGAGGGCTCATCCGCTTCCCGGCCGTCTTCTTCCTCGCGGCCCGCGCGTAGCTTTCTCCGGCGCGGCTTTTCCTGACCGTAGTGGAACGTCACGTTGTCGAAGACGATCTCACCCTTCTCGATGGCGATCGGGGACGCATCCGGCTTGTCCAGCACCTGATGGGGCTCGGAAATGGTTTCCATGCCCTCGTGCACGGTGCCGAGGTTCTCGAACAGGCCGGCGACGGTCCACATCACCCACGTCGACATGTTGACGATGCGTATGGTGAGGCCGCTGATGAGCGCGATGGCGCCGAGCGTCACCGCGCCCTGGCTCCACAATGCCAGCGACAAGCCGATCATCGACACGATGAGCGCGCCGTTCAGCGTGACGATGGACATTTCCATCAGCGTCGTCAGCCGGAACTGAAGGCGCATCTTGTCGAGATGCTCCTGCATTGCCGACTGCGCGTAGCCGTCCTCGCGCTCGGTGTGGGCGAAGAGCTTGACGGTCAGGATGTTCGTGTAGCTGTCGACGATGCGACCCGTCAGCATCGAGCGCGCCTCGCTCGTCTGAACGGCCATATCCTTGAGACGCGGGACGAAGTACCAGAGCGCTGCGACATAGAAGACGAGCCAGCCGATCAAGGGTGCGATGAGGCGTACGTCCGCATCCGCGAACAGCACGATGGCCGCCATCCAGTAGACGCCGACGAACCAGAGCGCATCGATGGCTTCCGTCACGGATTCGCGTAGCGCCGGGGCCGTCTGCATCACCTTGCTCGCGACGCGGCCCGCAAAGTCGTTCTGGAAGAACGAAAGCGACTGACGCAGCGTGTAAGCGTGCGACTGCCAGCGGATGCGCGTGGTGAAGTTCCCGGCGATGATCTGGTACTTGATGAGATCGGAGAGCGTCGTGAACACGGGGCGCAGCAGCACCGCGACCAGAGCCATGAGTACGAGCACGTACCAGTTGTCGGCCAGGAACGTCTCGGGGCTCGCGGCTTCCCGCATGCGGTCGACGAGATTGCCGACGAAGGCAAACAGAGACGCCTCGACCAGGGCGCCGCAGAAGCCCACGACGATAAGGAGCGCAAACGCAGGCCAGGCCTGGCGCACGAAGTACCAGTAGAACGCCCACAGACCGTCGGGCGGGCGGACGTCGCCGCCGCCTGCGAAGGGATCAATTCGAGTTTCGAACCACCGGAACATCGGGCTCTTTCGCTTTTTCTTGTCGTTCAAACGTCCGTCGCGAGCCCGCCATCTTCCCCGATGGCGTCAACCCCTTCTCGTTTTTGCTGGATCGCGGTATGCGCTACCCCGCCATCGTGCCGAAACGATGACATCCGCAAGCCCCAGAGATGGGCACCGACAGGGAGAATGCAACCATGGCCGAAACGGCAGCCGACCTCGAAACCCGCAAATCCGCAGCCGAGGCCTGGTTCCAGACCCTGCGCGACGAGATCTGCGCGGCCTTCGAGCGCCTGGAAGCGGATCTGCCTGACACTGCTCCCCTTGGCGGCGAGGCACCCGGTCGCTTCGTGCAGACCCCGTGGGAGCGGACGGACCACACGGGCGCACCCGGCGGCGGCGGCGTCATGAGCATGATGAAGGGGCGCGTGTTCGAGAAAGTCGGCGTGCATACCTCGACCGTGTTCGGAGAATTCGCGCCCGAGTTCCGCAAGCAGATTCCAGGCACCGACGAGGATCCGCGCTTCTGGGCCTCGGGGATCTCGCTCATCGCGCATCCGCAGAACCCGAACGTTCCGGCCGTGCACATGAACACGCGCATGGTTGTGACGTCCAAG
It encodes:
- a CDS encoding ABC transporter ATP-binding protein, producing the protein MFRWFETRIDPFAGGGDVRPPDGLWAFYWYFVRQAWPAFALLIVVGFCGALVEASLFAFVGNLVDRMREAASPETFLADNWYVLVLMALVAVLLRPVFTTLSDLIKYQIIAGNFTTRIRWQSHAYTLRQSLSFFQNDFAGRVASKVMQTAPALRESVTEAIDALWFVGVYWMAAIVLFADADVRLIAPLIGWLVFYVAALWYFVPRLKDMAVQTSEARSMLTGRIVDSYTNILTVKLFAHTEREDGYAQSAMQEHLDKMRLQFRLTTLMEMSIVTLNGALIVSMIGLSLALWSQGAVTLGAIALISGLTIRIVNMSTWVMWTVAGLFENLGTVHEGMETISEPHQVLDKPDASPIAIEKGEIVFDNVTFHYGQEKPRRRKLRAGREEEDGREADEPSWALHPGSVIENFSLRIAPGEKVGLVGRSGAGKSTLINILLRFYDLESGRILIDGRDIAAVTQDSLRAGIGLVTQDTSLLHRSVMENILYGKPEASETAAIAAARQAHAHEFIERLEDLRGRRGYAAHVGERGVKLSGGQRQRIAIARVLLKNAPILILDEATSALDSEVEAAIQESLETLMTGKTVIAIAHRLSTIAAMDRLVVVDGGRIVEQGSHAELLRKGGLYARLWARQSGGFLSKDAAE